A DNA window from Nerophis lumbriciformis linkage group LG33, RoL_Nlum_v2.1, whole genome shotgun sequence contains the following coding sequences:
- the ahsg2 gene encoding alpha-2-HS-glycoprotein 2: MNPLSLPVVVVLLAVGFAQLNVLQPECDSPEAEEAALAAQDYLNAQHSHGYKYALNRIEDIKIVTKPDGDKAYVVEVDLLETDCHVLDPTPVANCTVRPKVLTAVEGDCDVVLERVGGKLTVKAFKCKTEESTEDLCMGCPSLLPLNHTTALDFVRASLATFNNFTVNTTYALLEVGRMSTQIVSGGPQYFAEYVVAEANCTNDVCAPLTDGIVTRGICSAKGVSATHTVNCKTFPVMVAPRQDANSTAVPSWSPAVHAHTHGLSRKHGLRHHKLTSHHDPHVTGLLSVSSESDEVVPVVALNGTAAPVASTLAGDTSSASVEVPVAMVKRDLSASADTTVPNVVATEPVLLMPRCPGRVRFF; this comes from the exons ATGAATCCATTAAGTCTCCCGGTAGTCGTGGTACTACTTGCGGTGGGGTTCGCTCAGCTCAACGTTCTGCAGCCCGAGTGCGACTCACCCGAGGCCGAAGAGGCTGCGCTGGCGGCTCAAGACTATCTCAACGCCCAGCATTCTCACGGCTACAAATATGCACTGAACAGGATTGAGGACATCAAGATTGTTACTAAG CCCGATGGAGACAAGGCATATGTGGTGGAAGTGGACTTGCTGGAGACGGACTGTCACGTGTTGGACCCCACGCCGGTTGCTAACTGCACGGTCCGACCCAAAGTATTGACG GCAGTGGAAGGAGACTGTGACGTGGTGCTGGAAAGAGTTGGAGGGAAGTTGACCGTCAAAGCCTTCAAGTGTAAGACAGAAG AGTCAACAGAAGACCTCTGTATGGGCTGTCCCAGTCTACTTCCCCTGAACCACACAACAGCCCTGGACTTTGTCCGGGCCTCTCTGGCAACCTTCAACAACTTCACAGTTAACACGACATATGCTCTTCTTGAGGTCGGAAGGATGTCGACACAG ATTGTTTCTGGAGGACCGCAGTATTTTGCAGAGTACGTTGTCGCTGAGGCTAACTGCACCAACGATGTATGCGCACCCCTGACTGATGGCATCGTT ACACGTGGCATTTGCTCTGCCAAAGGCGTGAGTGCTACCCACACCGTTAACTGCAAGACGTTTCCCGTGATG GTGGCTCCTCGGCAAGATGCCAACAGCACTGCTGTGCCCAGTTGGTCCCCAGCTgtccatgcacacacacacggtcTCTCCAGAAAGCATGGTCTGAGACACCACAAACTGACTTCTCACCACGACCCCCACGTTACCGGACTTCTGTCGGTGTCATCGGAGTCTGACGAAGTGGTGCCGGTGGTGGCGTTAAACGGCACAGCTGCACCAGTTGCCTCGACTCTAGCTGGTGACACTTCCTCGGCCAGCGTTGAAGTTCCAGTCGCCATGGTTAAGAGAGATTTATCGGCTTCTGCAGATACTACGGTTCCCAACGTCGTGGCAACAGAGCCCGTTCTTCTCATGCCCCGGTGCCCAGGAAGGGTCCGATTCTTTTGA